In Tripterygium wilfordii isolate XIE 37 chromosome 15, ASM1340144v1, whole genome shotgun sequence, one DNA window encodes the following:
- the LOC120017301 gene encoding uncharacterized protein LOC120017301, with protein sequence MFNFLRRRCKNLLLESTEEDEVHVEAESSSCKLKKRGGSTPGRVFIDRNRKEGHEKLVRDYFSANPTYNEKIFRRRYRMSRDLFNRIHEGIVSYDNYFVQSRDAANKVGLSSLQKVTAALRMMAYGVSADMIDENLRIDESTANEAMKKFVEAVIVVFGERYLRQPNSTDIAKLLQLHEDRRFPGMLGSLDCMHWTWKNCPSAWKCHYSGHHKEATLILEAVASHIINGRAPPVNFVINNHHYDMGYYLGDGIYPQWSTIVKTILMPQSMKAKNFAKAQEGARKDVERAFGVLQARFHIIRQGCRYFKIATLKNIMKACVILHNMIVEDERDMFKSIENGKYYLFEEVDISELDRNDAAYHYDFDQFIKGRQKLKNKSIHHRLQEDLVEHLWEVRGNVE encoded by the exons ATGTTTAACTTTCTCCGAAGAAGATGCAAAAATTTGCTTCTTGAGTCTACAGAAGAGGATGAGGTGCATGTTGAAGCTGAAAGTTCAAGCTGCAAGTTGAAGAAAAGAGGAGGTTCTACTCCTGGCCGTGTCTTTATCGATCGTAACAGGAAAGAAGGCCACGAGAAGTTAGTGCGTGACTACTTCTCTGCCAACCCGACATACAATGAAAAAATTTTCCGAAGGCGATATCGTATGAGCCGTGATTTGTTCAATCGTATTCATGAAGGTATTGTTTCTTATGACAACTATTTCGTTCAATCTCGAGATGCTGCGAATAAGGTTGGGTTATCTTCATTGCAGAAAGTTACTGCAGCTCTCAGAATGATGGCCTATGGAGTATCCGCTGATATGATTGATGAAAATCTACGGATAGATGAAAGTACCGCAAATGAGGCGATGAAAAAGTTTGTTGAAGCAGTGATTGTTGTTTTCGGCGAACGATACCTGAGGCAACCTAATTCTACTGATATTGCCAAGTTGCTTCAGCTACATGAGGATCGTCGATTCCCTGGAATGCTTGGTAGCTTAGATTGTATGCACTGGACATGGAAGAATTGTCCAAGTGCATGGAAATGTCATTACTCTGGCCATCATAAAGAAGCAACTTTAATCTTGGAGGCTGTAGCATCTC ACATCATCAATGGTCGTGCTCCACCAGTGAACTTTGTCATAAACAATCATCATTATGATATGGGTTATTATCTTGGAGATGGTATCTATCCACAGTGGTCAACAATTGTGAAAACAATTCTGATGCCTCAATCCATGAAAGCTAAAAATTTTGCGAAAGCTCAAGAGGGTGCCAGGAAAGATGTTGAACGTGCATTTGGTGTTCTCCAAGCACGTTTCCATATCATTCGTCAAGGGTGTCGGTATTTCAAAATTGCAACATTGAAGAATATCATGAAAGCATGTGTGATATTACATAACATGATCGTGGAAGATGAGCGTGACATGTTCAAGTCAATTGAGAATGGTAAGTATTACCTGTTTGAAGAAGTAGATATCAGCGAGCTTGATCGCAACGATGCTGCATATCATTATGATTTTGATCAATTCATCAAAGGGCGTCAGAAGCTAAAAAATAAGAGCATTCATCATCGTCTTCAAGAGGATCTAGTGGAACACTTGTGGGAAGTGCGTGGAAATGTCGAGTAa
- the LOC120017303 gene encoding aluminum-activated malate transporter 10-like, which translates to MEQKQQPNGELEWRINLGDGSSSKTLVPEAGITRRAWQGLKGLIESFLVKKVWRFLKKAWDLGVDDPRIFFHCLKVGIALSIVSLFYYMRPLYDGFGGNAMWAVMTVVVVFENNVGASVCKCLNRICGTSLAGSLAFCVHYLASKSGHKFEPFIVGTSVFLLASVATFSRFIPSVKARFDYGAMIFILTFSLVSLSGYRVDELLDMAHERISTIIVGTSLCILVSMLICPIWAGGELHALINRNMDKLANSLEGCTGEFFKSNGGLGESNKESNEKLLGFKCILASKANEETMAKFALWEPAHGQFNYKHPWKQYLKIGASIRSCAYCLEALNACINSDHKIPESIMKHVSDTCLRVSSNASSVIRELAETIKTMKRSSTIDVLVGEMNSSVQELQEDLKSLPQNETPIIDMIPVLTCVSLLIEIANRVEAIVDAVKELSKLADFGFRDQDKSNQNQSKSDGNIMQEKRRVEETMMALQRV; encoded by the exons ATGGAACAAAAGCAGCAACCAAATGGTGAATTGGAATGGAGAATAAATTTGGGAGATGGATCATCATCAAAGACGTTGGTTCCAGAGGCAGGGATTACCAGAAGAGCCTGGCAAGGCCTGAAGGGTCTCATTGAATCATTTTTGGTGAAGAAAGTATGGAGATTCTTGAAGAAAGCATGGGATTTAGGTGTTGATGACCCTAGAATATTCTTTCATTGCCTTAAAGTTGGGATTGCTCTCTCTATTGTCTCACTGTTTTACTATATGAGGCCATTGTATGATGGCTTTGGAGGGAATGCTATGTGGGCTGTTATGACAGTCGTGGTGGTGTTTGAAAACAATGTGG GAGCATCAGTATGCAAATGTTTGAACAGAATATGTGGGACTTCTCTTGCTGGTTCTCTAGCATTTTGTGTACATTATTTGGCTAGCAAATCAGGACACAAATTCGAGCCGTTCATCGTTGGAACGTCAGTTTTCTTACTAG CTTCTGTTGCAACTTTCTCAAGATTTATACCATCCGTGAAAGCCCGGTTCGACTATGGAGCtatgatcttcatcctcacctTCAGCTTGGTTTCACTATCAGGTTATCGAGTCGATGAATTGCTGGATATGGCACATGAAAGGATATCAACAATCATAGTTGGAACTTCCTTGTGCATCCTTGTGAGCATGTTGATTTGCCCCATCTGGGCCGGTGGGGAACTCCATGCTCTAATCAATCGTAACATGGACAAACTTGCCAATTCATTAGAGG GTTGCACTGGTGAGTTCTTTAAAAGCAATGGAGGACTAGGTGAGAGTAACAAAGAATCCAATGAAAAATTGCTAGGCTTCAAGTGTATTCTGGCTTCAAAGGCCAATGAAGAAACTATG GCCAAATTTGCTTTGTGGGAGCCTGCTCATGGTCAGTTCAACTACAAGCATCCATGGAAACAATACCTCAAAATCGGAGCATCGATTCGAAGCTGTGCTTATTGTCTAGAGGCCCTTAATGCCTGCATCAATTCAGACCATAAG ATTCCAGAGTCCATAATGAAGCATGTGAGTGATACTTGCTTAAGAGTGAGCTCTAATGCTTCAAGTGTCATTAGAGAATTAGCAGAAACAATAAAGACCATGAAGAGATCATCAACCATAGATGTCCTGGTTGGAGAAATGAATAGTTCAGTACAAGAGCTTCAAGAGGATTTAAAGTCACTACCTCAAAATGAAACTCCTATCATTGATATGATTCCGGTATTAACCTGTGTTTCTTTACTGATCGAAATCGCTAATCGGGTTGAAGCCATTGTTGATGCTGTCAAAGAACTCTCAAAGTTGGCTGATTTTGGATTCAGAGACCAggataaatcaaatcaaaatcagTCTAAGAGTGATGGGAATATTAtgcaagagaagagaagagtgGAAGAAACCATGATGGCCCTTCAGAGGGTCTGA